A region of Ictidomys tridecemlineatus isolate mIctTri1 chromosome 4, mIctTri1.hap1, whole genome shotgun sequence DNA encodes the following proteins:
- the LOC101976068 gene encoding putative ribosome biogenesis protein RLP24 translates to MPSSRRWIMYDPETLAFSIQLARRWVGGDPRGLNLVEKCYFCSGPIYPGHGMMLVRNDCKIFRFCKYKCHKNFKKKRNPRKVRWTKAFWKAAGTELTVDNSFESEKPRNESVKYQRELWNKTIDAMKRVEEIKQKRQAKFIMNRLKRNKELQKVQDIKEVKQNIHLVRAPLAGKGKQLEEKMVQQLQQDVDMEDVS, encoded by the exons ATGCCGAGCTCCAGAAGGTGGATCATGTATGATCCGGAGACACTGGCGTTTTCCATACAGTT AGCTCGCCGCTGGGTTGGTGGGGACCCACGAGGCCTCAACCTCGTGGAGAAGTGTTATTTCTGTTCAGGGCCCATCTACCCCGGCCATGGCATGATGTTGGTCCGCAATGACTGCAAGATATTCAGATTCTGTAAATACAAATGTcataagaactttaaaaagaagcGTAACCCTCGCAAGGTCAGGTGGACTAAAGCATTCTGGAAAGCAGCTGGCACAGAGCTTACAGTGGATAACTCGTTTGAATCTGAAAAACCTAGAAATGAATCTGTCAAATACCAGCGAGAACTATGGAATAAAACTATTGATGCAATGAAGAGAGTTGAAGAGATCAAACAGAAACGCCAAGCtaaatttataatgaacagattGAAGAGAAATAAAGAGCTACAGAAAGTTCAGGACATTAAAGAAGTCAAGCAAAACATTCATCTTGTCCGAGCCCCTCTTgcaggcaaagggaagcagctggAAGAAAAAATGGTACAGCAGTTACAACAGGATGTGGACATGGAGGATGTTTCTTAA